A window of the Fusarium poae strain DAOMC 252244 chromosome 3, whole genome shotgun sequence genome harbors these coding sequences:
- a CDS encoding hypothetical protein (TransMembrane:7 (o12-29i41-59o71-93i114-133o153-174i186-210o216-241i)) → MARSLGAHDDIAIAEIVVYTFILFGALFLCKTHGFARNAGWFYIIILSLARLIGSSMLLATINDPNNTNLYIGWIVLNGLGLGPLVLILLGLLDRLFNTIKSQGGTGINALYQRAVHLLMLAAVILISVGGASSSYTLDGASPTIKYSTESKIGVSLMIVVLVLVIGQFLLALRSQSYIVDGERRILIAVGASLPFAIVRLAYTCTLILGGHKQDVWIYLGAGVIMEIIVAIICEAVGFTLHKVPKPVVNEEAANKATSEA, encoded by the coding sequence ATGGCTCGCTCTCTTGGTGCCCACGACGATATCGCTATCGCTGAGATTGTGGTCTACACATTTATCCTGTTTGGTGCTCTATTTCTCTGCAAAACTCATGGCTTTGCTCGAAACGCTGGATGGTTTTATATCATCATCCTCTCTCTTGCCCGACTGATTGGCTCATCTATGCTTCTCGCTACTATCAACGACCCTAATAACACAAACCTCTACATTGGCTGGATTGTCCTCAacggtctcggtctcggcCCATTGGTCCTCATTCTGCTGGGTCTACTTGATCGTCTCTTCAACACTATCAAGAGCCAAGGAGGCACTGGCATCAATGCTCTCTACCAGCGTGCTGTGCATTTGTTGATGCTTGCTGCCGTCATTCTTATCTCTGTTGGCGGTGCCAGCTCCAGCTATACTCTTGACGGTGCCTCACCCACCATCAAGTATAGTACCGAGAGCAAAATCGGCGTCTCCCTTATgattgttgttcttgttctaGTTATCGGCCAGTTCCTTCTCGCTCTTCGCAGCCAGTCCTATATCGTTGATGGCGAGCGTCGAATCCTCATCGCTGTTGGTGCTTCGTTGCCCTTTGCTATCGTCCGACTTGCCTACACCTGCACTCTCATCCTGGGTGGCCACAAGCAGGACGTCTGGATTTACCTTGGTGCTGGTGTCATTATGGAGATCATCGTGGCCATCATCTGCGAGGCCGTTGGCTTTACCCTCCACAAGGTTCCCAAGCCTGTCGTGAATGAAGAGGCAGCAAACAAGGCCACTTCTGAAGCATGA
- a CDS encoding hypothetical protein (BUSCO:30035at5125), whose protein sequence is MGCGMSTEEKEGKARNEEIENQLKRDKMMQRNEIKMLLLGAGESGKSTILKQMKLIHEGGYSRDERESFKEIIFSNTVQSMRVILEAMESLELPLEDQRMEYHVQTIFMQPAQIEGDVLPPEVGSAIEALWKDRGVQECFKRSREYQLNDSARYYFDNIARIAAPDYMPNDQDVLRSRVKTTGITETTFIIGDLTYRMFDVGGQRSERKKWIHCFENVTTILFLVAISEYDQLLFEDETVNRMQEALTLFDSICNSRWFIKTSIILFLNKIDRFKEKLPVSPMKNYFPDYEGGDDYAAACDYILNRFVSLNQHETKQIYTHFTCATDTTQIRFVMAAVNDIIIQENLRLCGLI, encoded by the exons ATGGGTTGCGGAATGAGCacagaggagaaggagggcaAGGCCCGTAACGAGGAGATCGAGAATCAGCTCAAGCGCGACAAGATGATGCAGCGAAACGAGATCAAGATGCTGCTGCTCG GTGCCGGTGAATCCGGAAAGTCTACTATCCTGAAGCAGATGAAGCTCATCCACGAGGGTGGTTACTCGCGCGATGAGCGAGAATCCTTCAAGGAAATCATCTTCAGCAACACCGTTCAATCAATGCGCGTTATTCTCGAGGCTATGGAGTCTCTTGAACTGCCTCTTGAGGACCAGCGCATGGAGTACCATGTCCAGACCATTTTCATGCAACCAGCTCAGATTGAGGGTGATGTCCTTCCCCCAGAGGTCGGCAGCGCAATTGAGGCTTTGTGGAAGGACCGCGGTGTGCAAGAGTGTTTCAAGCGCTCCCGCGAGTACCAGCTTAACGACTCTGCTCGATA CTACTTCGACAACATTGCACGTATCGCTGCTCCCGATTACATGCCCAACGACCAGGACGTTCTCCGATCCCGTGTCAAGACCACAGGTATCACCGAGACCACTTTCATCATCGGCGACCTTACATACCGAATGTTCGACGTTGGTGGTCAAAGATCCGAGCGAAAGAAGTGGATTCACTGCTTCGAGAACGTTACCACTATTCTCTTCCTGGTCGCCATCTCAGAATACGATCAGCTCCTTTTCGAAGATGAGACCGTCAACCGAATGCAGGAGGCTCTTACTCTGTTCGACTCCATCTGCAACTCAAGGTGGTTCATCAAAACATCGATCATTCTGTTCCTTAACAAGATCGATCGATTCAAGGAGAAGCTGCCTGTCAGCCCCATGAAGAACTACTTCCCCGATTACGAGGGCGGCGACGACTACGCTGCGGCTTGCGATTACATCCTCAACCGCTTCGTTAGCTTGAACCAACATGAGACCAAGCAGATCTACACCCATTTCACTTGTGCAACCGATACCACTCAGATCCGCTTTGTCATGGCGGCTGTCAACG ATATCATCAtccaagagaaccttcgtCTCTGTGGTCTTATCTAA
- a CDS encoding hypothetical protein (BUSCO:57987at5125) yields the protein MSNNSPSTPVKVPSSAANHTQATLDPDLRSQINTILLRDGHVSKIQDALLHALNSHSTNWPTTIQSHALSLLRSGEVATFPALLSRVLEDVRHDSALNPISSSSNGASAKSATNGDASKTNGTTDAKPSLAVPESVVEEALRVTRESLEAVCEIEDDGSA from the exons ATGTCAAACAACTCGCCCTCCACACCCGTCAAGGTGCCATCCAGCGCCGCAAACCACACACAGGCCACTTTGGACCCAGATCTGCGCTCACAGATTAATACTATCCTCCTACGCGATGGTCACGTTTCCAA AATACAAGATGCCCTCCTTCACGCTCTGAACTCACACTCTACGAACTGGCCCACTACCATTCAGTCACATGCTCTATCTCTTCTGCGCTCTGGCGAGGTGGCGACCTTCCCTGCCCTTCTTAGTCGCGTCCTCGAAGATGTCCGCCACGACTCAGCTCTGAACCCCATATCCTCGAGCTCCAACGGCGCCAGCGCCAAGTCTGCAACCAACGGTGACGCTTCTAAGACTAACGGCACTACGGATGCGAAGCCCAGCCTGGCTGTGCCAGAGTCCGTCGTTGAGGAAGCTCTTCGTGTCACTAGAGAGAGCCTCGAAGCCGTTTGCGAGATTGAGGACGATGGATCCGCCTAG
- the CDC48 gene encoding AAA ATPase cdc48 (BUSCO:5820at5125), with product MAPQPDEHHPHKKVNLTDPSGAEVKNEDDVATAILKKKKKPNQLMVTDAVNDDNSIIALSEATMDQLQLFRGDTVLVRGKKRKDTVLIVLADDELDDGSARINRVVRHNLRVKHGDMITIHPCPDIKYAKRIAVLPIADTVEGITGSLFDVFLAPYFREAYRPVRQGDLFIVRGGMRQVEFKVVEVDPPEYGIVAQDTVIHCEGEPIQRDEEENNLNEVGYDDIGGCRKQMAQIREMVELPLRHPQLFKSIGIKPPRGVLLYGPPGTGKTLMARAVANETGAFFFLINGPEIMSKMAGESESNLRKAFEEAEKNSPAIIFIDEIDSIAPKREKTNGEVERRVVSQLLTLMDGMKARSNVVVMAATNRPNSIDPALRRFGRFDREVDIGIPDPTGRLEILQIHTKNMKLGDDVDLEQIASETHGYVGSDVAALCSEAAMQQIREKMDLIDLDEDTIDAEVLDSLGVTMENFRFALGVSNPSALREVAVVEVPNVRWEDIGGLEEVKQDLKENVQYPVDHPEKYLKFGMSPSRGVLFFGPPGTGKTMLAKAVANECAANFISVKGPELLSMWFGESESNIRDIFDKARAAAPCVVFLDELDSIAKARGGSMGDAGGASDRVVNQLLTEMDGMTSKKNVFVIGATNRPEQLDPALCRPGRLDSLIYVPLPDEPGRLSIIKAQLRKTPIASDIDFGYIASKTHGFSGADIGFITQRAVKIAIKESIALDIERQKAREAAGDEMDTDEDAEDPVPELTKAHFEEAMQMARRSVSDVEIRRYEAFAQQMKNAGPGAFFKFPEAGAEAAGGDAGNSFGDAGNDDDLYD from the exons ATGGCTCCCCAGCCTGACGAGCACCACCCCCACAAGAAGGTCAACTTGAC CGACCCTTCTGGCGCCGAGGTTAAGAAC GAGGATGATGTCGCAACCGCGatcctcaagaagaagaagaagcccaaCCAGCTGAT GGTTACCGATGCCGTCAACGATGACAACAGTATCATTGCCCTCTCTGAGGCCACTATGgaccagctccagctctTCCGTGGTGACACCGTCCTCGTTCgaggcaagaagagaaaggacactgtcctcatcgtcctcgCCGATGATGAGCTCGATGATGGCAGCGCCCGCATCAACCGAGTCGTTCGTCACAACCTGCGAGTCAAGCATGGTGACATGATCACCATCCACCCTTGTCCCGATATCAAATAT GCCAAGCGCATTGCTGTTCTGCCTATCGCTGATACCGTCGAGGGTATCACCGGTTCTCTATTTGACGTTTTCCTCGCCCCTTACTTCCGAGAAGCCTACCGACCTGTCCGCCAAGGAGACCTGTTTATTGTCCGTGGTGGTATGAGGCAAGTAGAGTTCAAGGTCGTCGAGGTCGACCCCCCAGAATACGGTATTGTCGCACAAGATACTGTCATTCACTGCGAGGGTGAGCCCATTCAGCGagatgaggaggagaacAACCTCAACGAGGTCGGCTACGATGACATTGGTGGATGCCGAAAGCAGATGGCTCAGATCCGAGAGATGGTCGAGCTTCCTCTCCGACACCCCCAACTTTTCAAGTCCATTGGTATTAAGCCTCCCCGAGGTGTTCTGCTTTACGGACCCCCCGGAACCGGTAAGACTCTGATGGCACGAGCTGTTGCCAACGAAACTggtgccttcttcttcctgatCAACGGTCCCGAAATTATGTCCAAGATGGCTGGTGAGTCTGAGTCGAACCTGCGAAAGGCCTTCGAGgaagccgagaagaactctcccGCTATTATCTTCATCGACGAGATCGACTCTATCGCCCCCAAGCGTGAGAAGACAAACGGTGAGGTCGAGCGACGAGTTGTTTCTCAGCTCCTTACTCTCATGGACGGCATGAAGGCTCGCTCCAACGTCGTTGTCATGGCTGCCACCAACCGACCCAACTCTATCGACCCCGCTCTTCGACGATTCGGCCGTTTCGATCGTGAGGTTGACATTGGCATCCCCGACCCTACTGGTCGTCTCGAGATTCTCCAGATCCACACCAAGAACATGAAGCTCGGTGACGATGTCGACCTGGAGCAGATTGCATCTGAGACTCACGGTTATGTTGGTTCCGATGTTGCCGCCCTCTGCTCCGAGGCTGCCATGCAGCAGATTCGTGAGAAGATGGATCTCATCGATCTCGACGAGGACACAATCGATGCCGAGGTCCTCGACTCCCTTGGTGTCACAATGGAGAACTTCCGCTTCGCTCTCGGCGTCTCCAACCCCTCCGCTCTTCGCGAAGTTGCCGTTGTCGAGGTCCCCAACGTTCGCTGGGAGGATATTGGTGGCCTGGAGGAGGTTAAGCAGGATCTCAAGGAGAACGTTCAGTACCCTGTGGACCACCCCGAGAAGTACCTCAAGTTTGGCATGTCTCCTTCCCGAGGTGTGCTGTTCTTTGGCCCTCCCGGTACTGGTAAAACTATGTTGGCCAAGGCCGTCGCCAACGAGTGTGCTGCCAACTTCATTTCCGTCAAGGGACCCGAGCTTCTCAGCATGTGGTTCGGTGAGTCTGAGAGCAACATCCGAGACATCTTTGACAAGGCCCGTGCCGCTGCTCCTTGTGTTGTCTTCCTTGATGAGCTTGACTCCATCGCCAAGGCCCGTGGTGGATCCATGGGTGATGCTGGTGGTGCTTCTGACCGTGTTGTCAACCAGCTTCTCACAGAGATGGACGGTATGACTTCCAAGAAAAACGTTTTCGTTATTGGTGCCACCAACAGACCCGAGCAGCTTGACCCTGCTCTGTGCCGACCTGGTCGTCTTGACTCGCTCATCTACGTGCCCCTGCCTGACGAGCCCGGTCGTCTTAGCATCATCAAGGCTCAGCTCCGCAAGACACCTATTGCCTCCGATATCGACTTTGGTTACATTGCCTCCAAGACACATGGTTTCTCTGGTGCCGATATTGGTTTCATCACACAGCGTGCTGTCAAGATTGCTATCAAGGAGTCTATCGCTCTCGACATCGAGCGCCAGAAGGCTCGAGAGGCTGCCGGTGACGAGATGGACACAGACGAGGACGCTGAGGATCCTGTTCCCGAGCTGACCAAGGCTCACTTTGAGGAGGCCATGCAGATGGCTCGACGATCAGTGTCAGATGTTGAGATCCGCCGGTACGAGGCTTTCGCCCAGCAGATGAAGAATGCTGGCCCCGGCGCTTTCTTCAAGTTCCCTGAGGCCGGTGCTGAGGCCGCTGGTGGCGACGCCGGTAACTCTTTCGGCGATGCTggcaatgatgatgatctctATGACTAA
- a CDS encoding hypothetical protein (BUSCO:50775at5125), whose protein sequence is MSIPMQRLGGRAFAHDDDSIEQEYDRLRDLARAEAEKRNDCFARSRQAYEDGDGAGAKELSNQGKAHAARMDDYNQQASDFIFRENNASGRVEADSIDLHGLYVEEAERILEERIRSDQANGQTHLYAIVGKGHHSAGGVQKLKPKVEELCQELGLRYETDEDNTGRIIINLQGGQPVPPSHSGGHGGYPGGQQHHGGQQHHQPEEQNDDLVTVIFKKLEKMCCTVM, encoded by the exons ATGTCTATTCCTATGCAACGTCTGGGCGGTCGCG CCTTTGCCCACGATGACGATAGTATTGAGCAAGAGTATGACCGATTGAGAGACCTGGCGCGAGCCGAGGCGGAGAAGCGTAACGACTGCTTTGCTCGC TCACGTCAAGCCTATGAAGATGGAGACGGAGCTGGTGCAAAGGAGCTCTCCAACCAGGGCAAGGCCCACGCCGCGCGCATGGACGACTACAACCAACAGGCCTCTGACTTCATCTTCCGGGAGAACAATGCCTCTGGACGCGTAGAGGCCGATTCTATCGATCTACACGGCCTCTACGTCGAAGAGGCTGAGAGAATCCTCGAAGAGCGCATTCGTTCCGACCAGGCCAACGGCCAGACACATCTGTACGCCATCGTCGGCAAGGGACACCACTCCGCCGGCGGTGTCCAAAAGCTCAAGCCCAAGGTCGAGGAGCTGTGCCAGGAGCTCGGACTGCGGTACGAGACAGACGAGGACAACACCGGGAGGATAATCATCAACCTCCAGGGAGGACAGCCTGTTCCACCCTCTCACTCTGGAGGTCATGGTGGTTACCCTGGTGGACAGCAACACCACGGTggacaacaacaccaccagcCAGAGGAGCAGAACGACGATCTTGTTACAGTCATTTTCAAGAAGTTGGAGAAGATGTGCTGTACCGTCATGTAA
- a CDS encoding hypothetical protein (BUSCO:37390at5125), with amino-acid sequence MPLIIVSGLPTSGKSTRAKQLHDYLSKRIVDTKYRLHLISDESLSISRTVYDLSPDKVRAHTRSANASEKDARAAIYGAVKRVLSDKDIVILDGLNYIKGWRYQLHCESKAVRTPSCILQIGCSVDKAREVNETRIKNKEADSSNTAGSEEAEPAATDSDNAPVDSTEPYEPDNWDNLVFRYEEPNPMTRWDSPLFTLIWEDDEAQATKVFSDLWDTIAGEARKVVRPNQATIQRGREESGDYLYLLDRETSDVVKRIVEAQREGDDVDEVRIPSGSNELTIYLPAGKKVGLPQLQRLRRAFMGLNRGGIGLEAVGDMKSSRLRDMFVTYLNDAFEKDE; translated from the exons ATGCCT ctcatcatcgtctcTGGACTGCCCACCTCTGGCAAGTCGACGCGCGCAAAACAACTACACGACTACCTCTCCAAACGTATAGTCGATACGAAGTACCGTCTACATCTCATCTCTGACGAATCTCTTTCCATCTCCCGTACCGTCTACGACCTGTCCCCCGACAAAGTCCGCGCACATACCCGATCTGCGAATGCCTCTGAAAAAGATGCGCGCGCTGCCATCTACGGCGCTGTCAAGCGTGTACTTAGCGACAAGGATATTGTGATCCTGGACGGTCTCAATTACATCAAGGGTTGGCGGTATCAACTCCACTGTGAATCCAAAGCTGTGCGCACGCCTAGCTGTATATTGCAGATTGGTTGCTCGGTAGACAAGGCACGAGAAGTCAACGAGACtagaataaaaaataaggAGGCAGACTCGAGTAACACTGCAGGAAGTGAAGAGGCAGAACCCGCAGCCACAGATTCCGACAATGCGCCGGTTGATTCTACAGAGCCCTACGAGCCCGATAACTGGGATAACCTAGTGTTTCGATACGAAGAGCCCAACCCAATGACACGATGGGATAGTCCGCTCTTCACGCTCATCTGGGAAGACGATGAAGCTCAAGCCACAAAGGTCTTCTCTGACCTCTGGGACACAATAGCAGGCGAGGCCCGCAAGGTCGTTCGCCCAAATCAAGCGACTATACAGCGCGGACGAGAAGAAAGTGGCGACTATTTATACCTACTGGACCGCGAAACATCAGATGTTGTAAAACGCATAGTGGAGGCACAGCGTGAGGGCgacgatgttgatgaggtgCGGATACCTTCTGGTTCTAACGAGCTTACGATATACCTACCAGCCGGAAAGAAGGTTGGTCTACCGCAATTGCAGAGGTTGAGGAGGGCATTCATGGGTTTGAACAGAGGAGGTATTGGGCTAGAGGCTGTAGGTGATATGAAATCGTCCAGGTTGAGGGATATGTTTGTGACATATCTCAATGATGCGTTTGAGAAGGACGAGTGA